One genomic window of Micromonospora sp. WMMD1128 includes the following:
- a CDS encoding TetR/AcrR family transcriptional regulator C-terminal domain-containing protein, protein MPRPRSLTPVQLADAALAVLDRDGLAGLTMRAVGAQLGTSTMGLYRYVADRDELEALVVERILDRVDMRPPVDVPWPDGIRDLVDRVRSAVGAHPAVVPLLPAHRHHSPGILRWGEAVLAVLTRAGLAGTRRVVAFRALLGYVIGAIQMEHLGALAGPATAVIAALPRDEFPLLAETARAAGAVGPDDEFGGGLDLLLDGIARHLDR, encoded by the coding sequence ATGCCCCGTCCTCGTTCGCTGACCCCGGTCCAACTCGCCGACGCGGCGCTCGCGGTGCTCGACCGGGACGGTCTCGCCGGCCTCACCATGCGGGCGGTCGGCGCGCAGCTCGGCACTAGCACGATGGGTCTCTACCGCTACGTCGCCGACCGCGACGAGCTGGAGGCGCTGGTCGTCGAGCGGATCCTCGACCGGGTCGACATGCGCCCACCGGTCGACGTTCCGTGGCCGGACGGCATCCGGGATCTGGTCGACCGGGTGCGCTCCGCGGTCGGGGCCCACCCGGCCGTCGTGCCGTTGCTCCCCGCCCACCGGCACCACTCGCCCGGGATCCTGCGCTGGGGCGAGGCGGTGCTCGCGGTGCTGACCCGGGCCGGCCTCGCCGGCACCCGCCGGGTGGTCGCGTTCCGGGCCCTGCTCGGCTATGTGATCGGGGCGATCCAGATGGAGCACCTCGGCGCACTGGCCGGCCCCGCCACGGCGGTCATCGCGGCGCTGCCCCGTGACGAGTTCCCCCTGCTGGCCGAAACCGCGCGCGCGGCCGGCGCGGTCGGCCCGGACGACGAATTCGGCGGCGGGCTGGACCTCCTGCTCGACGGGATCGCCCGCCACCTCGACCGGTGA
- a CDS encoding HNH endonuclease: protein MDAVLVINADLGPLHRVTVKHAIRMLCRRVAEIHEAEPDRLIGVFPLPRVVRLVRYVVTRWRFRAGPAWSRAGVLARDGRRCAFCDGPATTIDHVLPRSRGGRNTWGNTTAACYPCNQRKGDRTPAEAGMPLRREPATPSWVALAR, encoded by the coding sequence GTGGACGCCGTCCTCGTCATCAATGCCGACCTCGGCCCGCTGCACCGGGTCACCGTCAAGCACGCCATCCGGATGCTCTGCCGCCGGGTCGCCGAGATCCACGAGGCCGAGCCGGACCGGCTGATCGGCGTCTTCCCGCTGCCCCGGGTGGTCCGCCTCGTCCGGTACGTGGTGACCCGCTGGCGGTTCCGCGCCGGCCCGGCCTGGTCCCGCGCCGGGGTGCTGGCCCGGGACGGCCGCCGGTGCGCCTTCTGCGACGGCCCGGCCACCACGATCGACCACGTCCTGCCCCGCTCGCGCGGTGGCCGGAACACCTGGGGGAACACCACCGCCGCCTGCTACCCGTGCAACCAGCGCAAGGGCGACCGGACCCCAGCCGAGGCGGGCATGCCGCTGCGGCGGGAGCCGGCGACCCCGAGTTGGGTCGCGCTGGCGCGGTGA
- a CDS encoding FAD-dependent oxidoreductase: MGLSQQVGRLIGVREHVVDPGGGGAARVPRPVSALVVGGGIAGMSAAVVLAERGVAVTVLEAAPHLGGRLGAWPEALPDGVQRNEHGFHAFFRQYWNWRSILRRVDPTLGFLKPVKGYPILSARWPTEEFGKLPPAPPANLLALLLRSPSVRLADLRAMDRDAALPLLTYDPVRTYAEFDERTADELLASLRLPDRARAMLFEVFSHSFFNHEAEMSAAEMIAQFHFYLLGNPEGLAFDCPDEDYLTAIWGPLTRHVEQHGGRVLTGSPAARLDRTPDGWRVTGADGDSWMAGHVVLAVDPPALAALVAASPGLGAAAPELVARMPAFGRPGPPYAVARYWMDGDVRADRAVFSGVSRQPTLDSVTLYHRLEAEPRRWAERTGGSVVELHAYACEPDVPTDELAARMLRELTGLWPEVADLRVRELRARVEAQAPAFTPGSHAGRPGVRTDAAGLYLAGDGIRTEFPSALMERSAATGIIAANHILRAEGAAAEPVRSVRPRGLLAGRSR; this comes from the coding sequence GTGGGGCTGTCGCAACAGGTCGGCCGGCTCATCGGCGTACGTGAGCATGTGGTGGACCCGGGCGGCGGTGGCGCGGCCCGGGTGCCGCGACCGGTGTCGGCGCTCGTGGTGGGTGGTGGCATCGCCGGCATGTCGGCGGCGGTGGTGCTGGCCGAGCGCGGGGTGGCGGTGACCGTGCTGGAGGCCGCGCCGCACCTCGGCGGCCGGCTCGGGGCCTGGCCGGAGGCGCTGCCGGACGGCGTGCAGCGCAACGAGCACGGGTTCCACGCGTTCTTCCGGCAGTACTGGAACTGGCGGTCGATCCTGCGCCGGGTCGATCCGACGTTGGGGTTCCTCAAGCCGGTGAAGGGCTATCCGATCCTGTCGGCGCGGTGGCCGACGGAGGAGTTCGGCAAGCTGCCTCCCGCCCCGCCGGCCAACCTGCTGGCGCTGCTGCTGCGCAGCCCGAGCGTGCGCCTGGCGGACCTGCGCGCGATGGACCGGGACGCGGCGCTCCCGCTGCTCACCTACGACCCGGTGCGCACCTACGCGGAGTTCGACGAGCGGACCGCGGACGAGTTGCTCGCCTCGCTGCGGCTGCCGGACCGGGCCCGGGCGATGCTGTTCGAGGTCTTCTCGCACTCGTTCTTCAACCACGAGGCGGAGATGTCGGCCGCCGAGATGATCGCCCAGTTCCACTTCTATCTGCTCGGCAACCCGGAAGGGCTGGCCTTCGACTGCCCGGACGAGGACTACTTGACGGCGATCTGGGGGCCGTTGACCCGGCACGTGGAGCAGCACGGCGGCCGGGTGCTGACCGGCTCGCCGGCCGCCCGGCTGGACCGTACCCCGGACGGCTGGCGGGTGACCGGCGCGGACGGTGACTCCTGGATGGCCGGGCACGTGGTGCTCGCGGTCGACCCGCCGGCGCTCGCCGCGCTTGTCGCGGCCTCCCCCGGCCTGGGCGCGGCGGCACCCGAGCTGGTGGCGCGGATGCCCGCGTTCGGTCGGCCCGGCCCGCCGTACGCGGTGGCGCGCTACTGGATGGACGGAGACGTCCGCGCGGACCGGGCGGTGTTCAGCGGCGTGTCGCGTCAGCCGACACTGGACTCGGTGACGCTCTACCACCGGTTGGAGGCGGAGCCGCGCCGCTGGGCGGAGCGCACCGGCGGCTCGGTGGTGGAGTTGCACGCGTACGCCTGCGAGCCGGACGTGCCCACCGACGAGCTGGCCGCGCGGATGCTGCGGGAGCTGACCGGGCTCTGGCCGGAGGTGGCCGACCTGCGGGTACGCGAACTGCGCGCCCGGGTCGAGGCGCAGGCGCCGGCGTTCACGCCTGGTAGCCACGCCGGCCGTCCGGGGGTACGCACCGACGCGGCGGGGCTGTATCTGGCCGGGGACGGGATCCGCACCGAGTTCCCGAGCGCGTTGATGGAGCGTTCGGCGGCGACCGGGATCATCGCGGCGAACCACATCCTGCGCGCCGAGGGGGCGGCGGCCGAACCGGTCCGCTCGGTCCGCCCGCGTGGCCTGCTGGCCGGCCGTTCCCGATGA
- a CDS encoding MSMEG_6728 family protein produces MQTFLPYPDFLASARTLDQKRLGKQRVEAIQVLRGLTRPDYGWRNHPAVKMWAGYEEALTRYGLDMCAVWCEPGRADTCAGTLATDLAAACGVTTIRTQDELAAAGDLPPWLGRDDLHRSHRSSLLRKDPIHYTPLFPPDTPPDLDYVWPPSDRPRPCLP; encoded by the coding sequence ATGCAGACGTTCCTGCCGTATCCGGACTTCCTGGCCAGCGCCCGGACGCTGGACCAGAAGCGGCTGGGCAAGCAGCGGGTGGAGGCCATCCAGGTGCTGCGCGGGCTGACCCGGCCGGACTACGGCTGGCGCAACCATCCCGCCGTGAAGATGTGGGCCGGGTACGAGGAGGCGCTGACCCGCTACGGGCTGGACATGTGCGCGGTGTGGTGCGAGCCGGGCCGGGCCGACACCTGCGCCGGCACGCTCGCCACCGATCTCGCCGCCGCCTGCGGCGTCACGACGATCCGGACCCAGGACGAGCTGGCCGCCGCCGGTGACCTTCCGCCCTGGCTGGGCCGTGACGACCTGCACCGCAGCCACCGTTCGTCCCTGCTGCGCAAGGACCCCATCCACTACACCCCGCTCTTCCCTCCCGACACCCCACCCGACCTGGACTACGTCTGGCCCCCCTCCGACCGCCCCCGCCCCTGCCTCCCGTGA
- a CDS encoding NAD-binding protein, translated as MAEPLRDRARRATGWRFRPNGDELPHYVVCGSDPLAYWVVRALLATDPTAGQVRVTLVVPERRRSDGPDGRDVPGVRVVTADRLDEATFRRAGLADADGLALLYQDDVGNMHAALCAQAVEPRLRLVVRMYNTNLADGLRQLFPDSAVISDASMAAPAFVAAALGELAPTHFRHAGRTLYVARRADVRPQDVVCGLAVTTDPELVRVLPADEVAADVVLAEATGRPAGTELAARRLVRARRRRQPVAVVLRAARSFATRKIGIAVLVLLGVIAVLGWLNARAAGVTWGEALYLTLVTTLSGQDPDVTKPAAAQVMQVVLNLAGLALIPLITAAVVDGIVNARLALHSGRIQPDRSGHVVVVGLGNIGTRVMAQLHDFGVEVVAIDKDPDARGAALAHRLGVPVIVADAGLEETLRAASVDTSQALVVVSTDDGANLRAALIARSLDPDLRVVLRLFDGDFAERIQQAFGIGISRSVSYLAAPSFAAALLDRAVIATIPVDRHALLVTEVPVVADSPLDGRPLGAVARPGEVRLLAHTRTGQKADWSVDPRVVLRAGDRLTVVARRAGLTALLRETTPGPLAAPFPRQPDE; from the coding sequence ATGGCCGAGCCCCTGCGCGACCGCGCGCGCCGCGCGACCGGGTGGCGGTTCCGGCCGAACGGGGACGAGCTGCCGCACTACGTGGTCTGCGGCTCCGACCCGCTTGCCTACTGGGTGGTGCGGGCGCTGCTCGCCACCGATCCGACCGCCGGTCAGGTCCGGGTCACGCTCGTGGTGCCGGAACGCCGCCGCTCCGACGGCCCCGACGGGCGGGATGTGCCGGGGGTACGCGTGGTGACGGCGGACCGGCTGGACGAGGCCACGTTCCGGCGGGCCGGGCTGGCCGACGCGGACGGGCTGGCCCTGCTGTACCAGGACGACGTGGGCAACATGCACGCCGCGCTCTGCGCCCAGGCGGTCGAGCCCCGGCTGCGCCTGGTGGTGCGGATGTACAACACCAATCTGGCCGACGGGCTGCGTCAGCTCTTTCCCGATTCGGCGGTCATCTCCGACGCCTCGATGGCCGCTCCCGCATTCGTCGCCGCCGCGCTCGGCGAGTTGGCGCCGACCCACTTCCGGCACGCCGGTCGCACGCTCTACGTGGCCCGTCGCGCCGACGTACGCCCGCAGGACGTGGTCTGCGGCCTGGCCGTCACGACCGACCCGGAGCTGGTCCGGGTGTTGCCGGCCGACGAGGTCGCGGCCGACGTGGTGCTGGCCGAGGCGACCGGCCGCCCGGCGGGCACCGAGCTGGCCGCCCGCCGGCTGGTGCGGGCCCGGCGGCGCCGCCAGCCGGTGGCGGTGGTGCTCCGGGCGGCCCGCAGCTTCGCCACCCGCAAGATCGGCATCGCGGTGCTGGTGCTGCTGGGGGTGATCGCGGTACTCGGCTGGTTGAACGCCCGGGCGGCGGGCGTCACCTGGGGCGAGGCGCTCTACCTCACGCTGGTCACCACGCTCAGCGGCCAGGATCCGGACGTCACCAAGCCGGCCGCCGCCCAGGTGATGCAGGTGGTTCTCAACCTGGCCGGGCTGGCGCTGATCCCGCTGATCACCGCCGCCGTGGTCGACGGCATCGTCAACGCCCGGCTGGCCCTGCACTCCGGCCGGATCCAACCCGACCGCTCCGGGCACGTGGTGGTGGTCGGGTTGGGCAACATCGGCACCCGGGTGATGGCCCAGCTGCACGACTTCGGCGTCGAGGTGGTGGCGATCGACAAGGACCCCGACGCGCGGGGCGCCGCGCTTGCGCACCGGCTGGGGGTGCCGGTGATCGTCGCCGACGCCGGCCTGGAGGAGACGCTCCGCGCCGCCTCGGTCGACACCAGCCAGGCGCTCGTGGTGGTCTCCACCGACGACGGGGCGAACCTGCGTGCCGCGCTCATCGCCCGTTCCCTCGACCCGGATCTGCGGGTGGTGCTGCGGTTGTTCGACGGCGACTTCGCCGAGCGGATCCAGCAGGCGTTCGGGATCGGCATCTCGCGCAGCGTGTCCTACCTGGCCGCGCCGTCGTTCGCGGCGGCCCTGCTGGATCGCGCGGTGATCGCCACCATCCCGGTCGACCGGCACGCGCTGCTGGTCACCGAGGTGCCGGTGGTGGCCGACTCGCCGCTTGACGGTCGTCCGCTCGGCGCGGTCGCCCGTCCGGGCGAGGTGCGCCTGCTCGCGCACACCCGCACCGGGCAGAAGGCCGACTGGTCGGTCGACCCGCGGGTGGTGCTGCGCGCCGGCGACCGGTTGACGGTGGTGGCCCGCCGGGCCGGGCTGACCGCCCTGCTGCGGGAGACCACACCCGGACCGCTCGCCGCGCCGTTTCCCCGCCAACCTGATGAGTAA
- a CDS encoding APC family permease has product MERLARRLGVPDAVVIGLGSMLGAGVFVVFAPAASAAGGAGLLVALALAGFIAFCNAISSARLAARYPESGGTYVYGRERLHPFAGFVAGWGFVVGKTASCAAMALTVGAYLWPGQARLVAVGAVVAVTAVNLRGIGKTATATRVLVAVVLTVLSVVAVTGAPQVATDRLTGVADVGTHGVLTAAGLLFFAFAGYARIATLGEEVRDPERTIGRAVPLALGAVLAIYLTLAVVALGVLGPGRLAASTAPLVDVVTAAGRPGLAWLVRAGATVAVTGVLLSLLAGIGRTTLAMARRRDLPGALAAVHPRHRVPHRAELAVAAVVIVVVALADVRGAIGFSSFTVLVYYAITNASALTLGPSLLAALGLVGCLVLAASLPLPSVLAGFGVLALGAAWYAVRHTARAT; this is encoded by the coding sequence GTGGAACGGCTGGCGCGGCGGCTCGGCGTACCCGATGCGGTGGTCATCGGTCTGGGCTCGATGCTCGGCGCGGGCGTCTTCGTGGTCTTCGCTCCGGCCGCCTCGGCGGCCGGCGGCGCCGGCCTGCTTGTCGCGCTCGCGCTCGCCGGCTTCATCGCGTTCTGCAACGCCATCAGCTCGGCGCGGCTCGCCGCCCGTTACCCGGAGTCCGGCGGCACCTACGTCTACGGCCGGGAGCGGCTGCACCCGTTCGCCGGTTTCGTCGCCGGATGGGGGTTCGTGGTCGGCAAGACGGCGAGCTGCGCGGCGATGGCGCTGACCGTCGGCGCGTACCTCTGGCCCGGCCAGGCCCGGCTGGTCGCGGTCGGCGCGGTCGTGGCGGTGACCGCGGTGAACCTGCGCGGCATCGGCAAGACCGCGACCGCCACCCGGGTGCTCGTCGCGGTGGTGCTCACCGTGCTGTCCGTGGTGGCGGTGACCGGCGCGCCGCAGGTCGCGACCGACCGGCTCACCGGCGTCGCCGACGTCGGGACGCACGGCGTGCTCACCGCCGCCGGCCTGCTCTTCTTCGCCTTCGCCGGCTACGCGCGGATCGCCACGCTCGGCGAGGAGGTCCGCGACCCGGAACGCACCATCGGACGCGCGGTGCCGCTGGCGCTCGGCGCGGTGCTGGCGATCTACCTGACGCTCGCCGTGGTCGCGCTCGGCGTGCTCGGCCCCGGCCGGCTCGCCGCCTCGACGGCCCCGCTCGTCGACGTGGTGACCGCGGCCGGCCGGCCCGGACTGGCCTGGCTGGTGCGGGCCGGGGCTACGGTCGCGGTGACCGGGGTGCTGCTCTCCCTGCTCGCCGGCATCGGGCGAACCACGCTGGCGATGGCCCGCCGCCGGGACCTGCCGGGCGCGCTGGCCGCCGTGCACCCGCGCCACCGGGTGCCGCACCGCGCCGAGCTGGCCGTGGCCGCCGTGGTGATCGTCGTGGTGGCGCTTGCCGACGTCCGGGGCGCGATCGGCTTCTCCAGTTTCACCGTGCTCGTCTACTACGCGATCACCAACGCCTCGGCGTTGACGCTCGGCCCGTCGCTGCTCGCCGCGCTGGGACTGGTCGGGTGCCTGGTGCTCGCGGCCAGCCTGCCGCTGCCAAGCGTCCTCGCCGGCTTCGGCGTGCTCGCCCTCGGCGCCGCCTGGTACGCCGTCCGCCACACCGCCCGCGCGACCTGA